The genome window tggctaggctaagcccgaatttatctcgatctgaactggagattgctatacatgcatttatctcgtcacgcttggattattgcaattcgctgtttatgtgtcttagcaaaggttctctggatcgtctgcaggttgtgcaaaacgctgcagctaggcttttgacaaaatcctccaagtactcacatgtgacaccgttgttatctcagttacactggcttcctgttaaatttagagtcgattttaagatcctggtcttgacctacagagctgtgcatggactggcacctgcctacatctttgatctgctacagccttatgtccccagcaggtctttgaggtcatctgatctgggcttacttgctataaaaaaaatactaagaggaggactaagggtgatagagcttttgccactgtggcccctagactgtggaactctctccccaagcattaagaactgtggactcagtagctgtttttaaaacacaactcaaaactcacctttttaaaactgcttttggttaatttttgcctgttttatttagtctttttaaatctttttatgacttgtaattttatgtgcagcactttgtgattctgtcttgaaaggtgctatataaataaaactttatttatttattatttatttattaaaacaggaCCAATTGCGACACAAAACCTCTCGCACACTAACACAAACTCTTTATACAGATACAGAgctttacatgtataaataaggcagacaaaaatgcataaaacacaagctatcaacagattgttggtggacagcatgtcactttattttggttttatcttgtttctttttggtgtagcctcactaaacaaaatgtttataaaaatgacCACTTTTATTATGAACACTGGCTCAAAATCCACCGTCAGTGATAAAGAGTAGACATCAGAAGCAAAGTTCTGCCGACATCATCACACCTCCCACCCTCAAGTGGAGGTGGCGGAGAGGAGGCACTTGGAGTTTCGGTCGAGAAAGTGTCCGTGTGACTGAGTCCTGTCCCAGCTCTGCTTCAAGGTCTGTCGGTCCAGCTTGTTGAGGGCCTGAGAGCAAAGACGGATATCCTGGACCAGCTCTGACAAACTGTCCAGGTCTTCACTCTCCCAGGGGCCAGAGACCTGACAACCTGCAGGTTAAGcaacaaagagacattttatttcatatccataatttccatttttccccctataaatatttgacatcCAAATGTAGCCTATTAGCTAGCATCCAGTAACGTTTTCTGCTccataaaagggaaaattaattcacaactaatcagtttttgtttttgttttttatctttaaaccacacttctatattgtaatgtctgtgtgtgtactcatcaagcaacacctctgtgcatacatactaaatgttcaaacttagaaatgtgtcaaaaggaaacagacgcacagcaagacacaaactgttgccaagtacaactttgcacaggtgataaaaacatcaaatatcatcaAATTGTGAATTAGTGTGAAACGGTGAATCTAAGAATAGGCTCCCAAACAGTCATATCcagaacaaattacttttaacacatcaatgagtaagcaggcatagggattggacagcctggttctatcacaagggccataatatatttgccaccgctgagttacagtaaagagtagggggcgataggcaagacttacctttactagcactgatggtttggagcaccatctcagcagcgccacggtcgtgcagccgagcctgctgatacaacagcttctgcttctccatctctttttcctttgttagaaaggtgacacatatcattgcagac of Oreochromis niloticus isolate F11D_XX unplaced genomic scaffold, O_niloticus_UMD_NMBU tig00008496_pilon, whole genome shotgun sequence contains these proteins:
- the LOC109198620 gene encoding tonsoku-like protein, translating into MVLQTISASKGCQVSGPWESEDLDSLSELVQDIRLCSQALNKLDRQTLKQSWDRTQSHGHFLDRNSKCLLSATST